A segment of the Stigmatella aurantiaca genome:
AAGCGCCGCCAGTTCCTCGCGCACCAAGGCGCGGATGAGGTCACACAGTCCGGCGTCTACGCTGGACACGGCGACCTCCCATCGTCACTGCTGGAATGAATCCCGTCCTGCATCTGAACCTCGTGAAGACGAGGCTCATGGTGGGCGTGTCGCAGCTGGGGCGGGAGCGGGAGGATTCCACACGCTCCGGCCTACTTCTTATCCCCCTCGTCCTCCTTGAACTGCTCGGGAGATATCGAAGTGGGCTGTGCAGGAGATGTCGTAACGAGCTGCTCCAAGGGCTCCGTTGGCGTGCTCGGCATCGATACGACCTGCTGCGCGGGTGATGCAGGAGGGGGCATGGCGACCATCTCCGGCGGGCGGTGTTGGGTGGCAATACTCCGAAGGAGCGGAAGCACTCCACTTTCAACCACGTCCTTCATCATCTCCTTCCAGGCGGCCTGCCGCTGCTCATTGGACTTGGGATCCTGCTCGAATTCCTCGCCCGGCTCCCGAATGCCCACAAGGAGCGCAAGCGCCTCCATCTCCTGCGGCGAGAGCTTGGGCCCCATGTTCTCGGCCTCTACCGTGAGCATGGCGAAGGCGCAGAACAGCCGCTGCTCGCTCTGCCAGAGCCGTGTGTGCTCCTTCGCCCAAGGGTGCTGCTCGTAGAAACGGTTGACGGCGGCATGGAGCCGCTGGCCTGCCTGGACAAGCTCGCGGTACGCCGCACCAACCTCATCGCCATGGAGGAGCAGGCTCATCTGCGGGCCCAACATGGCCGTGAGCCTGCTGGTGTCCGTACCTCCCAGGCCGGGCGGGAAGTCGGGCGGTGCGCGCAAGTAGTCGCCCGAGAGCAGCCACTCTCTGTTGCGATGCACCCATGCGAACGTCCTCGCCTGGAATGGAGCCAGGTTGCCAGTCGCACAGAGGGCGTCGATCTGGGACTGAGAACGCCGCCGCAGAAGTAACTGCATGGCGTCCTCCTCCTCCTTGAAGCGATGCTTGGGTGGCTCGCGGTGAACACCGCCTGTGCGAGGTGTACCCATCTTCCGCCTCCTCATGCGCCCTTGGCAGGCGCGGCGGTCCTCGGATGAAAGCGGGGCAAGCCGCCGAGGAAGGACAGCCTTTCGGGTCGCGAACCCTAGCCCCACGCCCAGCATTGCCATGACCGGGGCTGTCCGGGAGGGGGAGTGTTCCACACCGAAACGGCTCCGATGTCTCCCCTCCCCCTGATTACACCCTCTAGCTCTTGGTGGTTGGGGGAGCATTCCGGGCCAGAGCCAGCCCCAAGCCTCCCCCCTACACCACCCATGCCGGGATCTCTTCATCGGGGGGAGGATTCCGGCCCCAGAGACGCGGCTCGTCCCCCGCTGGTGCTCATTTTCGAGGAGCCCCATGGTTCCAGCGTCACCTCGCCGGTGACCGTGCACCAGGGCCGCCTCCCATAGGCCGGGGCGCACGGCAGTTCCCCTCGGACGGCAAGCAGCACGCTCGATCCTGGCCCGATGCAGCAGCGAGGCAGCTTCCGGCACGCCCCCGAGGGCTTCGAGAGAGGTTCCCTTTCTATAGATCGGGGACCTGGTCGGAGTGTCTCTACAGGCCGGAGGTGTGAACGCTGCGCGTTCTTCACCTTCCGCCATCCACCTCGCCCAGGTCCCCGTCCATGGCCCCAGCAGGCCAACTCCCCCAAGGAGGAGGACGGCGATGAGCAGCAGACAGAACTGGAGCAATTTGGATGGCGTGAAGGTGAACAACGAGGTGCTGGCGGATCTCCAGGCCAAGGGCCTCGTCATCGTCATGGGCGAGGACGGCTACCCGTGGGTGGCGAACATCAGACCTCAGTGTCCCTCGTGCGGCCTCATGGGCTTGCCCCGATTTGGTGGACACAGGACTTAAGCTGCCAACGTAACAGGTAGGGCCGCGTTCTCAAAGTCCACGGGGCTTAGATAGCCCAGCGTGGAGTGCCGCCGCTGCCGATTGTAGAAGACCTCGATGTACTCGAAGAGTGCCGAGCGGGCCTGCTGCCGCGTGGCGAAGGCAGTCCGGTAGACCAGCTCCTGCTTCAGGCTGCTGAAGAAGCTCTCCACCACGGCGTTGTCCCAGCAGTTGCCCTTCCTGGACATGCTGCACTCAATGCCCCCAGAGGCCAGGGCCTGCTGGTAATCGGCGCTGGCGTACTGGCTGCCCCGG
Coding sequences within it:
- a CDS encoding IS3 family transposase: RGRRVCTTDSKHGLPVAPNVLNRNFCPEAPNRTWATDITYVWTAEGWLYLAVVMDLFSRKVVGWAMGEHIDRHLVLSGLQMALEGRAPPKGLLHHSDRGSQYASADYQQALASGGIECSMSRKGNCWDNAVVESFFSSLKQELVYRTAFATRQQARSALFEYIEVFYNRQRRHSTLGYLSPVDFENAALPVTLAA